A region of Desulfocurvibacter africanus subsp. africanus DSM 2603 DNA encodes the following proteins:
- a CDS encoding tetratricopeptide repeat protein, whose amino-acid sequence MTEKSEFYRELLRIDSSSKVFYPLAVLLFEARHLDEAAKILRQGLTAHGDHLEARLLLVETLEQLGLNTEAAAEADKAISILSRFPAFWRIWASQAGKGSKDLALALNFLANHFKGQTLSWAELIQSAFEVLSQTQGPSGNLEKTHGNLATAAKESIRTEAEVQPQKVEEPLQAYVQQRISVGPSLADTSRRIMEQFGHPGENASGNQRKPERRFGGSLRTRTMADLLAAQGDFDGAAEIYEELVRDVDDERQKQMLVETIARVRAEAAQKKGQAPFVSSRSMDGQVHDTSLKNVLDSSERPQANDKLIALLEKLAQGLEGRAQS is encoded by the coding sequence CGAGTTATTGCGGATCGACTCTTCATCCAAGGTCTTCTATCCATTGGCAGTGCTTCTCTTCGAGGCTCGCCATTTGGATGAGGCTGCTAAAATTCTTCGCCAGGGACTGACAGCACATGGGGATCACCTGGAGGCGAGACTCCTGCTGGTAGAAACATTGGAACAGCTTGGACTGAATACCGAAGCCGCTGCCGAAGCGGACAAGGCTATCAGCATTCTTTCCAGATTCCCCGCATTTTGGCGTATTTGGGCTTCCCAGGCCGGCAAAGGTTCAAAGGACCTTGCCTTGGCGTTGAATTTCTTGGCTAATCATTTCAAAGGTCAAACCCTGTCTTGGGCGGAACTCATACAGTCGGCTTTTGAAGTTCTCTCTCAAACTCAAGGTCCTTCTGGTAATTTGGAAAAAACTCATGGCAACTTGGCCACAGCTGCCAAGGAGAGTATTCGGACGGAAGCTGAAGTCCAGCCCCAAAAGGTCGAAGAACCACTTCAGGCATACGTTCAGCAGAGGATTAGCGTCGGTCCTTCTTTGGCTGACACGTCCCGCCGAATCATGGAACAGTTTGGCCATCCTGGCGAGAACGCCTCAGGCAATCAGCGAAAGCCAGAACGCAGGTTTGGTGGCTCTCTCCGCACCAGAACCATGGCTGATTTGCTGGCCGCGCAGGGTGATTTCGATGGAGCCGCCGAGATTTACGAGGAGCTTGTGCGGGATGTCGATGACGAGCGGCAAAAGCAGATGCTCGTTGAGACTATCGCTCGTGTCCGAGCCGAAGCAGCTCAAAAGAAGGGCCAGGCACCTTTTGTCAGTAGCCGAAGCATGGACGGACAGGTTCATGATACTTCCTTAAAAAACGTGCTGGATTCATCCGAGCGCCCTCAAGCTAATGACAAGCTCATAGCCCTGCTGGAAAAGTTGGCTCAAGGTCTGGAGGGACGCGCGCAGTCTTGA